The Gemmatimonadota bacterium genome includes the window GATAAAGGCCAGGTTTATATCCGCTATGGTCATCCAGTATCTCTGGTCGCGAGACCTGCGGAGTTTCACACAGGTGTGGATTTGCCCGGGTATATGCAGGATTATCTGGCATGGCGGGCGCGGTGGCAGATGATGTCGCACAATTACGAACATCGGAAGGAATTGTGGCGATACGAGGGCTTTACCATCATTTTCGAAAATACGGACACGCGCGATCACTGGAATTTCCGCCTGGGCTGGTTGGATTCTGAAATGAATCCCCTGGGCTTTAAGATGTTTGTCGAGCGCAATCCCGACCATTTTCGAGATCCTTACTGGCGCGAGCGGTACGACGCGCCACATCAGATAGCGCAGTTTCGCGGAGAAAACGACAAAGCGCGTGTTGAAGTGTATTATGCCCTCGACGCCGATGAGGTCGAAACAAAAGACCTCCGCCCCGGAATAAAAAGCGTCAATCTGCGCCAGGGCCTGTTCCTTTTTGACGCTCAATGGGACACATTGCGTAGGGATATAAATCGGGTGCAGCGCATGCCCATCGTGAAGTACGACGCACTTGGCTTGGGTTATTTGCTGGCAGGTGATCGGCTCAATTTGAAAGCCGGGCGTTATTATCTATCGGCAGAAGTTGAGGATCGCGAAAAAAAATCTGTGGGCACATTTCGCGATACGCTCGATGTGAGACAATTTTCAAAAGAGCAACTGGATATCAGCGATTTGTTGATCGCGCGGCGTATCGTTGAACGTGAAGACCGCCCTTTTGGTCGCAATCGCTTTCTCATATTGTCAAATCCCTTGCGGCAATATGAGCACAACGGTCAAGCCGTGGTGTATTTTGAAATTTACAACTTACAGCGCGACAATTTCGGCGCGACCCATTACAAGCTCACCTTTCAAGTGCGAGAACTGAGCGATGCTGGCGATGTAGAACAGGCGGATTGGGTAACAGCCGTGTCTTACGAACAACGCGGCAATCGCGGCTGGGAGCCATTGTTTCTATCACTGGCACTGGAAAAAACCATGCCAGGCCCCAAAGCACTGCGCGTAATAGTCGAAGATTTGCAAACTCTGGAAACAGCGCGTTCTACAACGCGGTTTCGCGTGATGTGGTAGCCTCACTGCAAAAAGCCAAAACAAGGAGACGCAATATGGGCAAAATTGCTGGTATTTTGTTCGCGTTAGTCGTTTCTGTTGGCGCGGCGGAAAAGTCGCAGATGTTGCGTGCCTGGGCAGAGG containing:
- a CDS encoding GWxTD domain-containing protein produces the protein MILRMLLILIFVTPTDVVWANIDSLLVAASDTTRAFDERESLLKEATKSDPAGRAAHALGELYMLQGKSHVHSAERWLKRAMQKQPNNGNILTSLAEYYWRIGRRTTAIVYAKRGIERDPDNVGPLYWAARFEMWNMTRYLDGERRIVNYGSDFNRYRRTVRTLSLENYGIEARDAAIGYLTRAIAKHPDHWPSHHLLGLVYYEGRMARELIPLFENYVQRHPDNAHAHFFVGLGYQAEDRLQDAYAAYTRGLARMSEEEQRFMMGVFMLADPDSTAPDRAAIRKFWTGRDPLFLTEYNERLLEHCRRVAYANLRFGDPLKGIPGWTTDKGQVYIRYGHPVSLVARPAEFHTGVDLPGYMQDYLAWRARWQMMSHNYEHRKELWRYEGFTIIFENTDTRDHWNFRLGWLDSEMNPLGFKMFVERNPDHFRDPYWRERYDAPHQIAQFRGENDKARVEVYYALDADEVETKDLRPGIKSVNLRQGLFLFDAQWDTLRRDINRVQRMPIVKYDALGLGYLLAGDRLNLKAGRYYLSAEVEDREKKSVGTFRDTLDVRQFSKEQLDISDLLIARRIVEREDRPFGRNRFLILSNPLRQYEHNGQAVVYFEIYNLQRDNFGATHYKLTFQVRELSDAGDVEQADWVTAVSYEQRGNRGWEPLFLSLALEKTMPGPKALRVIVEDLQTLETARSTTRFRVMW